A genome region from Bordetella genomosp. 10 includes the following:
- the rph gene encoding ribonuclease PH: MTTTVTPGARPSGRAVDELRPFSLERGFTRYAEGSVLVKAGNTHVLCTASVLEKVPSFLKGQGQGWVTAEYGMLPRATHTRGDREAARGKQSGRTQEIQRLIGRSLRAVVDMALLGERTLHIDCDVLQADGGTRCASITGAWVATADAIALLMKRGDLAVNPLRDHVAAVSVGMVDGRPVLDLDYAEDSACDADVNVVMTGAGRFVEVQGTAEGVTFDRAELDSLLTLAEKGIAGLVKAQKAALA; this comes from the coding sequence ATGACCACTACCGTTACGCCGGGCGCACGTCCCTCGGGCCGCGCCGTCGACGAACTGCGTCCTTTTTCGCTGGAGCGCGGTTTCACGCGGTATGCCGAAGGCTCCGTGCTGGTGAAGGCCGGCAATACGCACGTGCTGTGCACCGCCAGCGTGCTTGAGAAAGTGCCGTCGTTTCTCAAGGGCCAGGGGCAGGGCTGGGTGACCGCCGAATACGGCATGCTGCCGCGCGCCACGCATACCCGGGGCGACCGCGAGGCCGCGCGCGGCAAGCAGAGCGGCCGCACCCAGGAGATCCAGCGCCTGATCGGCCGCAGCCTGCGCGCCGTGGTCGACATGGCCTTGCTCGGCGAGCGCACCCTGCACATCGACTGCGACGTCCTGCAGGCCGACGGCGGCACCCGCTGCGCCAGCATTACCGGCGCATGGGTCGCCACGGCCGACGCCATCGCCTTGCTCATGAAACGCGGCGACCTGGCCGTCAATCCCTTGCGCGACCACGTGGCCGCGGTATCCGTCGGCATGGTCGACGGCCGCCCGGTGCTGGACCTGGACTATGCCGAAGACTCCGCCTGCGACGCCGACGTCAACGTCGTCATGACTGGCGCCGGCCGTTTCGTCGAAGTGCAGGGCACCGCCGAAGGCGTCACCTTCGACCGCGCCGAGCTGGACAGCCTGCTGACGCTGGCCGAGAAGGGGATCGCGGGCCTGGTGAAGGCGCAGAAGGCCGCCTTGGCGTAA
- a CDS encoding RNA-guided endonuclease InsQ/TnpB family protein — MQRLQAFKYELRPNGQQTRQMHRFAGSCRFVFNKALALQKTNYEAGGKFIGYVAMARHLTAWRNGTETPWLKDAPVHPLQHALRDLERAHKNFFARRAAFPRFKKKGLRESFRYPDAKQFKLDETNHRIFLPKLGWMRLRLSRAVLGKPCNATVSRSGGKWFVSIQTEREMVQAVPRATSAIGIDMGVTRLATFSDGTFLEPLASFKQHEIRLRRYQRAMSRKQKFSKNWHKAKRKVRAIHTRIANCRKDYLHKATTTISQNHAMVCIEDLQVKNMSRSAAGTAEAPGRNVKAKSGLNKAILARGWFEFRRQLEYKLAWNGGMLIAVPPQNTSRTCPCCGHVSADNRKTQAQFKCVQCGHEANADEVGAINVLRAGHARLACGEDVSHAKPAKAMRAASVKQEPTEAACSGAMPAMSAVGILCL; from the coding sequence GTGCAACGCCTCCAAGCCTTCAAATACGAACTGCGCCCCAACGGCCAGCAAACACGCCAGATGCACCGCTTCGCTGGCTCGTGCCGATTCGTGTTCAACAAGGCGCTGGCGCTGCAAAAGACCAATTACGAAGCGGGTGGAAAATTCATCGGCTATGTGGCGATGGCAAGGCACCTGACGGCTTGGCGTAATGGAACCGAAACCCCGTGGCTCAAGGATGCGCCTGTGCATCCGTTGCAACATGCGCTCAGGGACCTGGAGCGGGCGCACAAGAATTTCTTTGCCCGGCGGGCAGCCTTTCCACGTTTCAAGAAGAAAGGCCTCAGGGAGAGCTTTCGCTATCCCGACGCCAAGCAATTCAAACTCGACGAGACCAATCACCGAATCTTCCTGCCCAAGCTGGGCTGGATGCGCTTGCGTTTGTCCCGGGCGGTTCTGGGCAAGCCCTGCAATGCTACGGTGAGCCGATCGGGCGGCAAATGGTTTGTGAGCATTCAGACAGAGCGCGAAATGGTGCAAGCTGTGCCGCGGGCCACATCGGCCATCGGCATCGATATGGGTGTTACTCGCTTAGCTACGTTCTCGGACGGTACGTTTCTGGAACCGCTGGCGAGCTTCAAACAGCACGAAATCCGCCTGCGCCGCTACCAGCGAGCCATGAGCCGAAAACAGAAGTTCAGCAAGAACTGGCACAAAGCCAAAAGGAAGGTTCGAGCTATACACACGCGGATTGCCAACTGCCGCAAAGATTACCTGCACAAGGCCACGACCACGATCAGCCAAAACCACGCGATGGTGTGCATCGAGGACTTGCAGGTTAAGAATATGTCCAGATCGGCCGCCGGCACGGCAGAGGCTCCGGGCAGGAACGTCAAGGCCAAATCGGGACTGAACAAAGCCATCCTGGCTCGGGGCTGGTTCGAGTTCAGGCGGCAACTGGAATACAAGCTGGCCTGGAATGGCGGGATGCTCATTGCCGTACCGCCGCAAAACACCAGCCGCACCTGCCCATGTTGCGGCCATGTATCGGCGGACAACCGCAAGACGCAAGCGCAGTTCAAGTGCGTGCAATGCGGTCACGAAGCCAACGCCGATGAGGTCGGCGCCATCAATGTTTTAAGGGCGGGACACGCCCGGCTAGCCTGTGGAGAGGATGTCAGCCATGCAAAGCCTGCAAAGGCCATGCGTGCAGCCTCGGTAAAGCAGGAACCCACCGAAGCGGCTTGTTCGGGCGCGATGCCTGCAATGAGCGCCGTAGGGATCCTCTGCCTTTAG
- the glnA gene encoding type I glutamate--ammonia ligase — MASEKEVLKQIKDLEVKFVDFRFTDTMGREHHVSVPAHQVDEDKFEGGHAFDGSSIPGWKGIEASDMLLIPDASSARIDPFMEETTLVLTCDVVEPSDMKGYDRDPRSLAKRAEAYLKSSGLGDTAFFGPEPEFFVFDGVTWNTDMSGTFVKIKSEEAPWSTGLEFEGGNLGHRPLVKGGYFPVPPVDSFQDMRSEMCLLLEQLGVPVEVHHHEVAAPGQLEIGTKFSTLVQRADWNQIMKYVIHNVAHAYGKTATFMPKPVVGDNGSGMHVHQSIWKDGQNLFAGNGYAGLSEFALYYIGGIIKHARALNAITNPGTNSYKRLVPHFEAPVKLAYSARNRSASIRIPYVGNPKGRRIETRFPDPLANPYLAFSALMMAGLDGVQNKIHPGDPADKNLYDLPPEEDAKIPTVCASLDQALEALDKDREFLTRGGVFSNEMIDAYLALKEQEVQRLRMTTHPVEFDMYYSL, encoded by the coding sequence ATGGCAAGCGAGAAAGAAGTCCTGAAACAGATTAAAGACCTGGAAGTCAAGTTCGTGGACTTCCGGTTCACCGACACCATGGGCCGTGAGCACCACGTGTCGGTGCCGGCCCATCAGGTCGACGAAGACAAGTTCGAAGGCGGCCACGCGTTCGACGGTTCCTCGATCCCGGGCTGGAAGGGCATCGAGGCTTCGGACATGCTGCTGATCCCGGACGCCTCGTCGGCCCGTATCGATCCGTTCATGGAAGAGACCACGCTGGTGCTGACCTGCGACGTCGTCGAACCCTCGGACATGAAGGGCTACGACCGCGACCCCCGCTCGCTGGCCAAGCGCGCCGAAGCCTACCTGAAGTCCTCCGGCCTGGGCGACACCGCCTTCTTCGGTCCGGAACCCGAATTCTTCGTGTTCGACGGCGTGACCTGGAACACCGACATGTCGGGCACCTTCGTCAAGATCAAGTCCGAGGAAGCCCCCTGGTCGACCGGCCTGGAATTCGAAGGCGGCAACCTGGGCCATCGTCCGCTGGTCAAGGGCGGCTACTTCCCCGTGCCCCCGGTCGATTCCTTCCAGGACATGCGCTCGGAAATGTGCCTGCTGCTGGAGCAACTGGGCGTGCCCGTCGAAGTGCACCACCATGAAGTGGCCGCTCCGGGCCAGTTGGAAATCGGCACCAAGTTCAGCACGCTGGTCCAGCGCGCCGACTGGAACCAGATCATGAAGTACGTGATCCACAACGTGGCCCACGCCTACGGCAAGACCGCCACCTTCATGCCCAAGCCCGTCGTCGGCGACAACGGCTCCGGCATGCACGTGCACCAGTCGATCTGGAAGGACGGCCAGAACCTGTTCGCGGGCAACGGCTACGCCGGCCTGTCGGAATTCGCGCTGTACTACATCGGCGGCATCATCAAGCACGCCCGTGCGCTGAACGCGATCACCAACCCCGGCACGAACTCGTACAAGCGCCTGGTTCCGCATTTCGAAGCCCCGGTCAAGCTGGCCTATTCGGCCCGCAACCGTTCGGCCTCGATCCGCATCCCCTACGTGGGCAACCCGAAGGGCCGTCGTATCGAAACCCGCTTCCCGGATCCCCTGGCCAACCCCTACCTGGCCTTCTCGGCGCTGATGATGGCCGGCCTGGACGGCGTGCAGAACAAGATCCACCCCGGCGATCCGGCCGACAAGAACCTGTACGACCTGCCGCCGGAAGAAGATGCCAAGATCCCGACCGTCTGCGCGTCGCTGGATCAGGCGCTGGAAGCCCTGGACAAGGACCGCGAGTTCCTGACACGCGGCGGCGTGTTCAGCAACGAAATGATCGACGCCTACCTGGCCTTGAAGGAGCAGGAAGTGCAGCGTCTGCGCATGACGACGCACCCGGTCGAATTCGACATGTACTACAGCCTGTAA
- a CDS encoding methyl-accepting chemotaxis protein — translation MQNRLRIDTALSAVLVLFVLLFALAGAGAILMLRDTRAWVETLGRDHIERSGDLSMLGTAVFQARAALTDAKTYMEGGRMEDRDHEVAHAENLLAQAQQAFARLREVPYTDADGASRYTAVLKSYTDLADGCLKPMIKAIRGWNGIEVNRLSEQVLGPASDAFVKAQSTFQAYARQRGVEAVAAVARSQDTAIYTALALALVTAALAIGIRIFFHRAMLQPLGRAGAHFDRIANGDLTQSVRAGGNNEIGVLYTAMRRMQDGLTGAVSGVRGGVEAMHAGVHDIAQACSDMSDRSAGQAAALQEAVASMSELADAVQATSDNAMEASRQSEQAADLAQRGGAAVEAVVAAMRDISASARRIAEIVGVVDGIAFQTNILALNAAVEAARAGEQGRGFAVVAGEVRGLAQRSSVAAREIRDLIEESSARVDAGVSQVGVAGQTVRDMQSAAHRVSGIVSEISGAAAAQAQGVQVVNEAVGRIELTTQETAALVQDTATAAAALRAQAGQLREAVAVFRINEGQRREEDVTPVGVPAAPRLLMT, via the coding sequence ATGCAGAATCGCTTGCGCATCGACACGGCCCTCTCCGCGGTCCTGGTCCTGTTCGTCCTCCTCTTCGCGCTGGCCGGCGCGGGCGCCATCCTCATGCTGCGCGACACCCGCGCCTGGGTCGAAACGCTGGGCCGCGACCACATCGAACGCTCGGGCGACCTGAGCATGCTGGGCACGGCCGTGTTCCAGGCCCGCGCGGCGTTGACCGACGCCAAGACCTATATGGAAGGCGGCCGCATGGAGGACCGCGACCACGAAGTCGCGCACGCCGAAAACCTCCTGGCCCAGGCACAGCAGGCCTTTGCCCGCCTGCGCGAGGTCCCCTATACCGACGCGGACGGCGCCTCGCGCTACACGGCCGTGCTCAAGTCCTACACCGACCTGGCGGACGGTTGCCTCAAGCCCATGATCAAGGCGATCCGGGGCTGGAACGGCATCGAGGTCAATCGCCTGAGCGAGCAGGTGCTGGGGCCCGCGTCCGATGCCTTCGTCAAGGCCCAGAGCACCTTCCAGGCCTATGCGCGCCAACGCGGCGTCGAAGCCGTCGCCGCGGTCGCCCGGTCGCAGGATACAGCGATCTACACCGCGCTTGCCTTGGCGCTGGTCACCGCCGCGCTGGCCATCGGCATCCGCATCTTCTTCCACCGCGCCATGCTCCAGCCGCTGGGCCGGGCCGGCGCGCATTTCGACCGCATCGCCAATGGCGACCTGACGCAGTCCGTGCGCGCGGGCGGCAATAACGAAATCGGCGTGCTTTACACGGCCATGCGCCGCATGCAGGACGGCCTGACGGGCGCGGTGTCCGGGGTGCGCGGCGGCGTGGAGGCCATGCACGCCGGCGTGCACGACATCGCCCAGGCGTGTTCCGATATGTCCGACCGCAGCGCCGGACAGGCCGCCGCCTTGCAGGAAGCCGTGGCCAGCATGTCCGAACTGGCGGATGCCGTGCAGGCGACCTCGGACAACGCGATGGAAGCGAGCCGGCAGTCCGAGCAGGCCGCCGACCTCGCGCAGCGCGGCGGCGCCGCGGTCGAGGCCGTGGTCGCCGCGATGCGCGACATTTCCGCCAGCGCGCGGCGGATCGCGGAAATCGTCGGGGTGGTCGACGGCATTGCCTTCCAGACCAATATCCTGGCCTTGAACGCCGCCGTCGAGGCTGCCCGCGCGGGCGAGCAGGGACGCGGCTTCGCCGTGGTCGCCGGCGAGGTGCGCGGCCTGGCGCAGCGCAGCAGCGTGGCGGCGCGCGAGATCCGCGACCTGATCGAGGAGTCGTCGGCGCGGGTGGATGCCGGCGTCAGCCAGGTCGGCGTGGCCGGCCAGACCGTGCGGGATATGCAGAGCGCCGCCCATCGCGTGTCCGGCATCGTGAGCGAGATTTCGGGCGCCGCCGCCGCGCAGGCGCAGGGCGTGCAGGTCGTCAACGAAGCGGTGGGCAGGATAGAGCTGACGACCCAGGAAACCGCCGCGCTGGTGCAGGACACCGCCACCGCCGCCGCCGCGCTGCGTGCGCAGGCCGGGCAACTGCGCGAGGCCGTGGCCGTGTTTCGTATCAATGAAGGGCAGCGGCGCGAGGAAGACGTGACGCCGGTTGGCGTGCCCGCCGCGCCTCGCCTCCTGATGACGTAG
- the rdgB gene encoding RdgB/HAM1 family non-canonical purine NTP pyrophosphatase, protein MTAISSAGGMPARVVLASGNPGKLREFSALFAPLGMTLVPQGELGVPDAEEPYGTFLENALAKARHASRLTGLPAIADDSGLCVDALGGAPGVYSARYASLQGGEKSDAANNALLVRNLAGQANRRACYVALLVMVRSEQDPRPLVGEGVWWGEILDAPRGGHGFGYDPYFYLPPQGQTAAELDPAEKNRLSHRAQALRQLLEKLRPGAA, encoded by the coding sequence ATGACAGCGATTTCATCCGCCGGCGGCATGCCTGCCCGCGTCGTCCTGGCCTCCGGCAACCCCGGCAAGCTGCGGGAATTTTCCGCCCTGTTCGCGCCCCTGGGCATGACCCTGGTCCCGCAGGGGGAGCTGGGCGTGCCGGACGCCGAAGAGCCCTACGGCACTTTCCTCGAGAACGCGCTGGCGAAGGCCCGCCACGCCAGCCGCCTGACGGGGCTGCCGGCCATCGCCGACGACTCCGGCCTTTGCGTCGATGCGCTGGGCGGCGCGCCGGGCGTGTATTCCGCGCGCTACGCCAGCCTGCAGGGCGGTGAGAAATCCGACGCCGCCAACAACGCCTTGCTGGTTCGCAACCTGGCCGGCCAGGCCAACCGGCGCGCCTGCTACGTCGCCTTGCTGGTGATGGTGCGATCGGAACAGGATCCGCGCCCGCTGGTGGGCGAGGGCGTGTGGTGGGGCGAGATCCTGGACGCGCCGCGCGGCGGCCACGGATTCGGCTACGATCCCTATTTCTATCTGCCGCCGCAAGGGCAGACCGCGGCCGAGCTCGATCCGGCCGAGAAGAACCGCCTGAGCCATCGCGCCCAGGCCCTGCGTCAACTGTTGGAGAAACTGCGGCCCGGCGCGGCCTGA
- the glnL gene encoding nitrogen regulation protein NR(II), which translates to MNVDAFELLATAILLVDPQGHVVYANTAAEDLFSRSRRQLTGQAAASLFDDREQVQSSIDQGLKGIFADARQLSSLRRGGESVTVVVTTVSLSGQPWPVLVEVREIEQRVLADRNHRLIDEIETHRELLRNLAHEVKNPLGGLRGAAQLLEGELPDPSLAEYTQVIISEADRLQALVDRLIGPQRVPLNAKPVNIHEVCERVSALIQAEFRDGVLIVRDYDASMPDVPGDAARLMQAVLNVARNAAQELVIQAPGDDVPPPQITLRTRVARRVMLAHRQHRMALVLSIIDNGPGVPEQIRDRIFHPLVTARPGGTGLGLSLAQDFVQQHGGIIEFESRPRHTEFRLVLPMEPA; encoded by the coding sequence ATGAACGTAGACGCCTTCGAACTCCTCGCCACCGCCATCCTGCTGGTGGATCCGCAAGGCCACGTCGTATATGCCAACACCGCGGCGGAAGACTTGTTCAGCCGTTCGCGCCGGCAATTGACGGGGCAGGCCGCGGCATCCCTGTTCGACGATCGCGAGCAGGTGCAATCGTCCATCGACCAGGGCCTGAAGGGCATCTTCGCCGACGCGCGCCAGTTGTCCTCCCTGCGTCGCGGCGGCGAATCGGTCACGGTGGTGGTCACCACGGTGTCGCTGTCCGGGCAGCCGTGGCCGGTGCTGGTCGAAGTGCGCGAGATCGAGCAGCGCGTGCTGGCCGACCGCAATCATCGTCTCATCGACGAAATCGAAACCCATCGGGAATTGCTGCGCAACCTGGCCCACGAGGTGAAGAATCCCCTGGGCGGCCTGCGCGGCGCGGCGCAGTTGCTGGAAGGGGAGCTGCCCGATCCTTCGCTGGCCGAATACACGCAAGTCATCATTTCCGAGGCCGATCGCCTGCAGGCGCTGGTCGATCGCCTGATCGGGCCGCAGCGCGTGCCGCTGAACGCCAAGCCGGTCAATATCCACGAGGTCTGCGAGCGCGTGAGCGCGCTCATCCAGGCCGAGTTCCGCGATGGCGTGCTCATCGTCCGGGACTACGATGCCTCCATGCCCGACGTGCCCGGCGACGCGGCGCGCCTGATGCAGGCCGTGCTCAACGTGGCGCGCAACGCCGCCCAGGAACTGGTCATCCAGGCGCCGGGCGACGACGTGCCGCCGCCGCAGATCACCTTGCGCACGCGCGTGGCGCGGCGCGTCATGCTGGCCCACCGGCAGCACCGGATGGCCCTGGTGCTGTCCATTATCGACAACGGTCCCGGCGTACCGGAACAGATCCGCGACCGTATTTTCCATCCGCTCGTTACCGCCCGTCCCGGCGGCACGGGCCTGGGCCTGAGCCTGGCGCAGGACTTCGTGCAGCAACACGGGGGCATAATCGAATTCGAATCACGTCCCAGGCATACGGAATTCCGCCTGGTGTTGCCGATGGAACCCGCATGA
- a CDS encoding TetR/AcrR family transcriptional regulator, protein MLQEREGRAGNSARLETVEIDAKAQIKEYKESLIIDAAARLFYEKGFQRTTIDDIAAALGFTKPFVYTYFTSKHSILVRLFDRIYDQVIQSATHFDDLADAPPAQRLRHFLSEYIRKNLEQPQFSAVLLEEEKNLSPEKLEDMRVKLRAFDDQLMGLIKESAQAAGVEVAEPKLVALSISGMVRSVHRWYSPKGRLSIEEVCDELTNIAMRAVGLPAESLAAPPPKAARSRPQK, encoded by the coding sequence GTGCTTCAAGAGCGTGAAGGACGAGCAGGCAACTCGGCGCGGTTGGAAACGGTCGAGATCGACGCCAAGGCGCAGATCAAGGAATACAAAGAATCCCTGATCATCGATGCCGCTGCCAGGCTGTTCTACGAAAAGGGGTTCCAGCGCACGACGATCGACGACATCGCCGCGGCGTTGGGCTTCACCAAGCCTTTTGTCTATACGTATTTCACTTCCAAGCACAGCATCCTGGTGCGGCTGTTCGATCGCATCTACGACCAGGTCATTCAATCCGCCACCCATTTCGACGATCTCGCGGACGCTCCGCCCGCGCAACGGCTGCGGCACTTCCTCTCGGAATACATCCGGAAGAATCTGGAGCAGCCCCAGTTTTCCGCGGTCCTGCTGGAAGAAGAGAAGAATCTCAGCCCGGAAAAGCTGGAGGACATGCGCGTGAAGCTGCGCGCGTTCGACGATCAGTTGATGGGCCTCATCAAGGAAAGCGCGCAGGCGGCGGGCGTGGAAGTGGCGGAACCCAAGCTGGTCGCCCTCTCGATCAGCGGCATGGTTCGCAGCGTGCACCGCTGGTACTCCCCCAAAGGGCGCTTGTCCATCGAAGAAGTGTGCGACGAGCTCACCAACATCGCCATGCGCGCGGTGGGCCTGCCTGCCGAATCGCTTGCGGCCCCCCCGCCCAAGGCGGCCAGAAGCCGGCCGCAGAAGTAG
- the hemW gene encoding radical SAM family heme chaperone HemW, with protein MPISIPIRSAGAPAPARIPGLSAGKSSGLASLPPLSVYVHVPWCVRKCPYCDFNSHAAPGGDIPERAYLDALRSDLEQSLPLIWGRQVNTVFIGGGTPSLLSAAGLDEMLAMLRACLNLWPDAEITMEANPGTAEAGRFKDYAASGVNRLSLGVQSFDDAQLRALGRIHDAAQARAAIGMAQQAFARVNLDLMFALPGQTLAACRQDVREAIAFGTEHLSLYHLTMEPNTVFAKFPPPLPDDDTSAAMQDEVEALAAAAGLQRYEVSAYARQGARCRHNLNYWEFGDYLGIGPGAHGKLSFPDRILRQARVRGPESWMTRALARDGSHVAESTEVGPDDLPFEFMLNALRLKEGVPASYFSERTGLSLAVIAHQLEAATERGLLDPDPTRLRATPRGWAFLNDLQELFLG; from the coding sequence ATGCCCATTTCCATCCCCATCCGCAGCGCCGGCGCGCCCGCGCCGGCCCGTATTCCGGGCCTGTCCGCGGGCAAGTCTTCCGGCCTCGCCAGCCTGCCGCCGCTTTCCGTCTATGTGCACGTGCCCTGGTGCGTGCGCAAGTGCCCCTATTGCGATTTCAATTCGCACGCCGCGCCGGGGGGCGACATCCCCGAGCGCGCCTACCTGGATGCCTTGCGCAGCGACCTGGAGCAGTCCCTACCGCTGATCTGGGGCCGCCAGGTCAATACGGTCTTCATCGGCGGCGGCACGCCCAGCCTGCTGTCGGCGGCGGGCCTGGACGAGATGCTGGCCATGCTGCGCGCCTGCCTGAATCTGTGGCCGGACGCCGAGATCACCATGGAGGCGAACCCCGGCACGGCCGAGGCGGGGCGCTTCAAGGATTACGCCGCCAGCGGCGTCAACCGCCTGTCGCTGGGCGTGCAGAGCTTCGACGACGCGCAATTGCGCGCGCTGGGCCGCATCCACGACGCCGCCCAGGCCCGCGCCGCCATCGGCATGGCCCAGCAGGCCTTCGCCCGCGTCAACCTGGACCTGATGTTCGCGCTGCCCGGCCAGACGCTGGCGGCCTGTAGGCAGGACGTGCGCGAGGCCATCGCCTTCGGCACCGAGCACCTGTCGCTGTACCACCTGACGATGGAGCCGAATACGGTCTTCGCCAAGTTCCCGCCGCCGCTGCCGGACGACGACACGTCGGCCGCGATGCAGGACGAGGTCGAGGCCCTGGCCGCCGCCGCGGGACTGCAGCGCTACGAAGTGTCGGCCTATGCCCGCCAGGGCGCGCGCTGCCGCCACAACCTCAATTACTGGGAGTTCGGCGACTACCTCGGCATCGGCCCCGGCGCGCACGGCAAACTGTCGTTTCCCGACCGTATCCTGCGCCAGGCCCGCGTGCGCGGGCCCGAATCCTGGATGACGCGCGCCCTGGCGCGCGACGGCAGCCACGTGGCGGAATCGACGGAGGTGGGGCCGGACGACCTGCCTTTCGAATTCATGCTCAATGCCTTGCGGCTGAAGGAGGGCGTCCCTGCTTCGTATTTTTCCGAGCGGACCGGGCTGTCCCTGGCCGTCATCGCGCACCAATTGGAGGCAGCCACCGAGCGCGGCCTGCTCGATCCCGACCCCACCCGCCTGCGCGCCACGCCCCGGGGTTGGGCCTTCCTCAACGACTTGCAGGAACTATTCCTGGGCTGA
- a CDS encoding EAL domain-containing protein translates to MFVSDSSSPDGRGPEPAGGPPSAAPRSGPHSLGDILRNRRLTAHFQPVVDIAHGRIYGHESLIRGPADTAFHMPEHLFSEARRQGVHPQMELASAHAGLRTFQGQASDTAGYVFVNMSGSALIHFWTTWGDEMGSRILDGLALAPDRIIIELTEHDPVASNIAVLSEAFASLRARGLRLALDDYGVGHSSLQLWAEAQPDLVKIDRYFFDGISGDERKQKLVRAVLAVAQCYGTPTVAEGIESAEDLAVVRDLGVRYAQGWFLGRPHPAPLQDIPDDARQMLARRASHRASPARDASSTVAALRVEAPAVSHGRHTNDDVHRLFAEHKSLHAVAVVDDAQRPVGIINRRDFTDRYAQRYTRELFGRDPCSTFMNGEPVLVDAQSSIDQLSHVLISQDQRYLVDGFIVTRDGVYDGLGTGEALVRSVTEMRIEAARYANPLTSLPGNIPISRHIGALLESGAGFVTGYCDLNNFKPFNDVYGYWRGDDMILLCADIIREHCDPQRDFVGHVGGDDFVVLMRSPDWHRRLESIIAQFDLRARDLYDDAGRASGGIEAEDRHGVMRFFPCVTLGIGALRVEPASYDRIRPEDIASAAAQVKHKVKHGNAALVVERYGGVGED, encoded by the coding sequence ATGTTTGTCTCCGATTCTTCCTCTCCCGACGGTCGCGGCCCCGAGCCGGCCGGGGGCCCGCCTTCCGCGGCGCCCCGCTCCGGCCCCCACTCCCTGGGCGATATCCTGCGCAACCGGCGCCTGACGGCGCACTTCCAGCCCGTGGTCGACATCGCCCATGGCCGCATCTACGGCCACGAAAGCCTGATCCGGGGCCCCGCCGACACCGCTTTCCACATGCCCGAGCACCTGTTTTCGGAAGCGCGGCGCCAGGGCGTGCATCCGCAGATGGAACTGGCCAGCGCCCATGCCGGGCTGCGCACCTTCCAGGGCCAGGCGTCGGATACGGCGGGCTACGTCTTCGTCAACATGTCGGGTTCCGCCCTGATCCATTTCTGGACCACCTGGGGCGACGAGATGGGATCGCGCATCCTGGACGGCCTGGCGTTGGCGCCGGACCGCATCATCATCGAATTGACGGAACACGATCCGGTCGCCTCGAACATCGCCGTGCTGTCCGAAGCCTTCGCCAGCCTGCGCGCCCGGGGCTTGCGCCTGGCGCTGGACGACTATGGCGTGGGGCATTCGAGCCTGCAGTTGTGGGCCGAGGCCCAGCCCGACCTGGTCAAGATCGACCGCTACTTCTTCGACGGCATCAGCGGCGACGAACGCAAGCAGAAGCTGGTGCGCGCCGTCCTGGCGGTGGCGCAGTGCTACGGCACGCCCACCGTCGCCGAAGGCATCGAAAGCGCCGAGGACCTGGCCGTCGTGCGCGATCTCGGCGTGCGCTACGCCCAGGGCTGGTTCCTCGGCCGGCCCCACCCGGCGCCCTTGCAGGACATCCCCGACGACGCGCGGCAGATGCTGGCGCGGCGCGCCTCGCACCGGGCCAGCCCGGCGCGCGACGCCAGTTCGACCGTCGCCGCGCTGCGCGTGGAGGCGCCCGCCGTCTCGCACGGGCGCCATACCAATGACGACGTGCACCGCCTGTTCGCGGAACACAAATCGCTGCATGCCGTGGCCGTGGTCGACGACGCCCAGCGGCCGGTGGGCATCATCAACCGGCGCGACTTCACCGACCGCTATGCCCAGCGCTATACGCGCGAGCTGTTCGGCCGCGACCCCTGCTCCACCTTCATGAACGGCGAACCCGTGCTGGTGGACGCGCAGTCCTCCATCGATCAATTGAGCCACGTGCTGATCTCGCAAGACCAGCGTTACCTGGTCGACGGCTTCATCGTCACGCGCGACGGCGTCTACGATGGCCTGGGCACCGGCGAGGCGCTGGTGCGCTCGGTCACGGAAATGCGCATCGAAGCCGCGCGCTACGCCAATCCGCTGACCTCGCTGCCGGGCAACATCCCCATCAGCCGGCACATCGGCGCGCTGCTGGAAAGCGGCGCCGGCTTCGTCACCGGCTATTGCGACCTGAACAACTTCAAGCCGTTCAACGACGTCTACGGCTACTGGCGCGGCGACGACATGATCCTGCTGTGCGCGGACATCATCCGCGAGCACTGCGATCCCCAGCGGGATTTCGTCGGCCACGTCGGCGGCGACGATTTCGTGGTGCTGATGCGCAGCCCGGACTGGCATCGCCGGCTGGAAAGCATCATCGCGCAGTTCGACTTGCGCGCGCGCGATCTCTACGACGACGCGGGCCGCGCTTCGGGCGGCATCGAGGCGGAAGACCGCCATGGCGTGATGCGCTTCTTTCCCTGCGTCACGCTGGGGATCGGCGCCCTGCGCGTCGAGCCGGCGTCATACGACCGGATCCGGCCGGAGGACATCGCCTCGGCGGCCGCCCAGGTCAAGCACAAGGTCAAGCACGGCAACGCGGCGCTGGTGGTCGAGCGCTACGGCGGCGTCGGCGAGGATTGA